Proteins encoded in a region of the Triticum dicoccoides isolate Atlit2015 ecotype Zavitan chromosome 3A, WEW_v2.0, whole genome shotgun sequence genome:
- the LOC119269418 gene encoding uncharacterized protein LOC119269418: protein MFEAGGGARRPIRTANYTEVEDVLLVKAWSQVGLDAVTGTDQTGKRYWQHIEDKYCKMKPKIATLRARSYRSLQGRWELMKPACARWSATMDQVRDQPPSGCVESDYEKYADLRYKDMAGFKGKSFPFMHCWALLQHLDKWKLRDQESASKKSDMLKMDDSDEEGRNHDKPGGTKKAKERMKMEAEASSQRRHWRRRHWRQSLLSPRERKR from the exons ATGTTTGAAGCGGGAGGTGGTGCTCGAAGGCCAATTCGCACGGCGAACTACACGGAGGTTGAGGATGTCCTCTTGGTCAAGGCTTGGTCGCAAGTGGGCTTGGATGCGGTCACCGGCACCGATCAAACCGGGAAACGTTATTGGCAACACATTGAGGACAAGTATTGTAAGATGAAACCCAAGATTGCCACATTGAGAGCTCGTTCTTACCGAtcgcttcaaggccggtgggagttGATGAAACCCGCTTGTGCTCGTTGGAGTGCGACTATGGATCAAGTGAGGGATCAACCCCCAAGTGGCTGTGTTGAGAGTGATTAT GAGAAATATGCCGACTTGAGGTACAAGGACATGGCCGGTTTCAAGGGCAAATCCTTCCCATTCATGCATTGTTGGGCATTGCTCCAACATCTTGACAAATGGAAATTGAGGGATCAAGAGAGTGCATCGAAAAAATCGGATATGCTAAAAATGGATGATAGTGATGAAGAAGGAAGAAACCATGACAAGCCCGGGGGAACCAAGAAGGCAAAAGAGAGGATGAAGATGGAAGCGGAGGCATCAAGTCAAAGGAGGCATTGGCGGCGAAGGCATTGGAGGCAAAGCTTATTATCACCGAGAGAAAGAAAGAGGTGA
- the LOC119269416 gene encoding protein FATTY ACID EXPORT 3, chloroplastic-like produces MAASLLHAAASSPLAGPNPAARAAFRPLASSPFLRLARSSPDRRARLDASLRALSGGARLAAGVAAPRSRRFVAALAGEEPMSSELGDDKEKETEKIEIEPEEAQEVWREMLKQFKAEAIRMQALTTQAYDVYSKRAREVLLEASEKLRIQADKAQKDLTIIAAEVGEEGQEYLQLAAKNSPDSIKDITETINAVGNLNGPSEYKDYHVGISFGTFLTVGGFLNFMLTGSTSAIRFGFVLGFALLALGISSLRSQRAGGRQPRLLLKGQAAIASVIFFKDLSVFFRHGWFPNVFAVLLSGMVATFYIHRIVTGGHKGSTESSSDN; encoded by the exons ATGGCGGCCTCTctcctccacgccgccgcctcctccccgctcGCGGGCCCCAACCCGGCCGCCCGCGCGGCCTTCCGCCCCCTCGCTTCCTCCCCATTCCTGCGCCTGGCGCGCTCCTCCCCCGACCGCCGTGCCCGACTGGACGCCTCGCTCCGGGCCCTCTCGGGCGGCGCTCGCCTCGCCGCTGGAGTGGCCGCCCCCCGTTCTCGCCGCTTCGTCGCCGCCCTCGCGGGGGAGGAACCG ATGAGTTCAGAATTGGGTGATGACAAGGAAAAGGAAACAGAGAAGATTGAAATAGAGCCGGAGGAGGCCCAGGAGGTGTGGAGGGAAATGCTCAAGCAGTTCAAGGCCGAGGCCATCCGAATGCAGGCCCTGACAACGCAGGCATATGATGTCTACTCCAAGAGGGCGAGGGAGGTGCTGTTAGAGGCCTCGGAGAAGCTAAGGATCCAGGCAGATAAAGCACAAAAGGACCTGACCATCATCGCTGCAGAGGTTGGTGAGGAGGGGCAGGAATATCTACAGCTGGCAGCTAAGAACTCCCCAGATTCTATCAAGGATATCACCGAGACAATCAATGCAGTTGGCAACCTCAATGGACCATCAGAGTATAAGGATTATCATGTCGGCATTTCATTTG GTACCTTTCTTACTGTAGGAGGTTTCCTTAACTTCATGCTAACTGGAAGCACATCTGCAATTCGCTTTGGTTTTGTCCTTGGGTTTGCACTGTTGGCTCTGGGTATCTCAAGTTTGAGATCACAAAGAGCAGGCGGTCGTCAGCCTCGTCTTCTGCTGAAAGGGCAAGCTG CTATTGCAAGCGTTATCTTCTTCAAGGACTTGTCAGTTTTCTTCCGG CATGGGTGGTTTCCAAATGTTTTCGCGGTCCTTCTCAG TGGAATGGTGGCGACCTTTTACATTCATCGCATTGTGACTGGTGGCCACAAAGGTAGCACCGAGAGCAGTTCAGATAACTAA
- the LOC119269417 gene encoding methionine--tRNA ligase, cytoplasmic-like, translating to MAAAAADFTQSKQAMSYALCKHLNLDPNSISSTLVKENDIASLFSHIVTSPQDEVKKWVEFSSNFVLTDGEQHALLGNLNQHLSQMSVLLAGFKPSAADIIVFATVHVFMCHLSDSELQKYPNILRWMDYIQNVVDFGTMLQKINLTKSIFNPPAPAPSHPKKADKGDGEPNSKKAVAGQKVADKSDGAADSKKAAGENKIPGDKANPTSAKNNKPSGDKKKVQEKTAGKATEAAADKAPQKSAEKDSECSVSILNIQVGVIRKAWKHPSADSLLVEEIDLGDGNVRQVVSGLAKFFSPDELVNRHVVLITNVKPGKLRDVMSAGLVLCASNKDHTVVEPLIPPEGAKLGERISFAGFDGKPEDVLNPKKKQLDKITPHLRTDENGIATFRGVPFTTSAGPCRSSVPNADVK from the exons atggcggcggcggcggcggacttcACGCAGAGCAAGCAGGCCATGTCGTACGCGCTCTGCAAGCACCTGAACCTCGATCCG AATAGCATATCCAGTACACTTGTCAAGGAGAATGATATTGCGAGCCTATTCTCACATATCGTGACCTCACCGCAGGATGAG GTCAAGAAGTGGGTTGAGTTCTCCAGCAATTTTGTTCTAACTGATGGAGAACAGCATGCATTACTTGGTAATTTGAATCAACATTTGTCCCAGATGTCGGTACTATTAGCTGGTTTCAAACCATCAGCGGCGGACATTATTGTGTTTGCAACCGTGCATGTTTTCATG TGTCATCTTAGTGACAGTGAGTTGCAGAAATATCCAAATATATTGCGGTGGATGGACTACATTCAG AATGTTGTTGATTTTGGTACGATGCTGCAAAAGATAAACTTGACCAAATCTATCTTCAACCCACCTGCACCTGCACCTTCT CACCCAAAGAAAGCTGATAAAGGAGATGGTGAACCAAATTCCAAGAAAGCTGTTGCAGGACAGAAGGTTGCGGATAAGTCAGATGGAGCTGCTGACTCCAAAAAGGCTGCAGGGGAG AATAAGATCCCTGGGGATAAGGCAAATCCTACTTCTGCCAAAAACAACAAACCTTCTGGGGATAAAAAGAAAGTCCAAGAGAAAACTGCCGGCAAAGCAACAGAGGCAGCTGCAGATAAAGCTCCACAGAAAAGTGCAGAAAAGGATTCTGAGTGCAGTGTTAGTATCCTGAATATACAGGTCGGCGTTATTCGCAAAGCATGGAAGCACCCATCAGCTGACAG TCTTCTGGTGGAGGAGATAGATTTGGGAGATGGCAATGTGCGTCAAGTTGTTAGTGGTCTTGCGAAGTTCTTCAGCCCAGATGAACTTGTT AATCGCCATGTTGTCTTGATCACGAATGTGAAGCCTGGGAAGCTGCGGGATGTAATGTCTGCTGGATTG GTCTTGTGTGCTTCAAATAAAGATCATACAGTCGTGGAGCCTTTGATTCCTCCGGAAGGAGCCAAGCTTGGAGAGCGCATTTCTTTTGCTGG GTTTGATGGGAAGCCAGAAGATGTTCTAAACCCAAAGAAGAAACAGTTGGACAAGATAACACCG CATCTCCGTACCGACGAGAATGGAATTGCAACATTCCGAGGGGTACCATTCACTACATCAGCTGGTCCATGTAGATCCTCAGTTCCGAATGCGGATGTTAAGTGA
- the LOC119272632 gene encoding photosystem II D2 protein-like encodes MTIALGRIPKEENDLFDTMDDWLRRDRFVFVGWSGLLLFPCAYFALGGWFTGTTFVTSWYTHGLASSYLEGCNFLTAAVSTPANSLAHSLLLLWGPEAQGDFTHWCQLGGLWTFVALHGAFALIGFMLRQFELARSVQLRPYNAISFSGPIDVFVSVFLIYPLGQSGWFFAPSFGVAAIFRFILFFQGFHNWTLNPFHMMGVAGVLGAALLCAIHGATVENTLFEDGDGANTFRAFNPTQAEETYSMVTANRAYIRIHNRFSFVCRKCV; translated from the coding sequence ATGACTATAGCCCTTGGTAGAATTCCTAAAGAAGAAAATGATCTATTTGATACTATGGATGACTGGTTACGAAGGGACCGTTTCGTTTTTGTAGGATGGTCTGGCCTATTGCTCTTTCCTTGTGCTTATTTCGCTTTAGGGGGTTGGTTTACAGGGACAACTTTTGTAACTTCTTGGTATACCCATGGATTGGCTAGTTCCTATTTGGAAGGTTGTAATTTCTTAACCGCAGCAGTTTCTACCCCTGCCAATAGTTTAGCACACTCTTTGTTGCTACTATGGGGGCCCGAAGCACAAGGAGATTTTACTCATTGGTGTCAATTAGGCGGTCTATGGACTTTTGTAGCTCTCCACGGGGCTTTTGCACTAATAGGTTTCATGTTACGCCAATTTGAACTTGCTCGGTCTGTTCAATTGCGGCCTTATAATGCAATCTCATTCTCTGGTCCAATTGATGTTTTTGTTTCTGTATTCCTTATTTATCCACTGGGGCAATCTGGTTGGTTCTTTGCGCCGAGTTTTGGCGTAGCAGCGATATTTCGATTCATCCTTTTCTTTCAAGGATTTCATAATTGGACGTTGAACCCATTTCATATGATGGGAGTTGCCGGAGTATTAGGTGCGGCTCTGCTATGCGCTATTCATGGAGCGACCGTAGAAAACACTCTATTTGAGGACGGTGATGGTGCAAATACCTTCCGTGCTTTTAACCCAACTCAAGCTGAAGAAACTTATTCAATGGTCACTGCTAACCGCGCCTATATCCGCATCCATAACCGTTTTTCATTTGTGTGTAGAAAGTGTGTGTAG
- the LOC119272241 gene encoding WRKY transcription factor WRKY24-like → MALATPTAVVLELMTMGQQSAAHLRELLRAASPPVQAEHQALAAEILRCCDRVIAAVSAGATDKKRKATDPGATSCHLPLAMMPSKRRVRGAEAHREVHADTTADGFVWRKYGQKDINGSNHPRLYYRCALSGEGCAATRRVQRSQEEPAAFVIAYYGEHTCGAAFCQQRAEPLPPTVVDSGSNAWGVFGAVDRNRGSPLLPSLGAEHKHSAVRRHAEAPGDTSRRWSSPSSSSSYSSEVELGASPVEGFLDGNFDWEWETVVNSLSFGDLLH, encoded by the exons ATGGCGCTGGCCACCCCGACAGCCGTGGTGCTGGAGCTGATGACGATGGGGCAGCAGTCCGCGGCGCACCTCAGGGAGCTTCTCCGGGCGGCGTCCCCGCCGGTGCAGGCGGAGCACCAGGCGCTCGCCGCGGAGATCCTCCGCTGCTGCGACCGGGTGATCGCCGCGGTGAGCGCGGGCGCCACCGATAAAAAGAGGAAGGCGACGGACCCTGGCGCCACATCCTGCCATCTTCCCCTCGCCATGATGCCGTCCAAAAGAAG GGTGCGTGGGGCGGAGGCGCACAGAGAGGTCCATGCCGACACGACGGCGGACGGGTTCGTGTGGAGGAAGTACGGGCAAAAGGACATCAACGGAAGCAACCACCCGAG GCTCTACTACCGCTGCGCGCTCAGCGGCGAGGGCTGCGCCGCGACCCGGCGGGTGCAGCGGTCGCAGGAGGAGCCCGCGGCGTTCGTGATCGCCTACTACGGCGAGCACACCTGCGGAGCCGCCTTCTGTCAGCAAAGGGCGGAGCCACTGCCTCCTACCGTCGTCGACTCAGGCTCAAACGCTTGGGGAGTCTTCGGTGCCGTCGACCGGAACAGGGGCTCGCCTCTGCTGCCGTCGCTCGGAGCCGAGCACAAGCACAGCGCCGTGCGCCGTCACGCCGAGGCGCCCGGTGACACGTCGCGGCgatggtcgtcgccgtcgtcctcctcgtcCTACTCCTCCGAGGTGGAACTTGGTGCTTCTCCTGTCGAGGGGTTCCTCGATGGCAACTTCGACTGGGAGTGGGAGACCGTCGTCAACTCGCTCAGCTTCGGCGATCTGCTTCACTAG